A part of Streptomyces sp. NBC_01210 genomic DNA contains:
- a CDS encoding ATP-binding protein yields MDRTAPRAPRPRGRIADTASPGPQCSTLPAPPAAVDVPLAANCVESFVAGPWPLPWSPTACGVARAAIRNVLPRWGVGELVPTAELLASELVCNALRHAVGPLRLTLERVSGLRCQVSDGSSEPPCPTDSGPEDEDGRGLALVDMLAARWGYEHGPVGKSVWFELSVDVDTADLDGRHTPWIGGTDLHGLDTLKSGAA; encoded by the coding sequence ATGGACCGCACAGCCCCCCGAGCACCTCGTCCGCGCGGAAGGATCGCCGATACGGCTTCCCCCGGCCCTCAGTGCTCCACTCTCCCTGCACCCCCCGCTGCCGTCGACGTGCCCCTGGCCGCGAACTGCGTGGAATCATTCGTGGCCGGGCCCTGGCCGCTGCCGTGGTCACCCACCGCGTGCGGTGTGGCGAGGGCCGCGATACGTAATGTTTTGCCCCGATGGGGTGTCGGCGAGCTCGTCCCGACCGCCGAGCTGCTGGCGAGCGAGCTGGTGTGCAACGCGCTGCGTCACGCGGTCGGCCCGCTGCGCCTCACCCTCGAACGGGTGTCCGGTCTACGCTGCCAGGTCAGCGACGGCTCTTCGGAACCTCCCTGCCCGACCGACTCAGGCCCCGAGGATGAGGACGGCCGCGGACTGGCACTCGTGGACATGCTGGCCGCACGGTGGGGCTATGAGCACGGGCCCGTGGGGAAGAGCGTGTGGTTCGAGCTGTCCGTCGACGTGGACACAGCAGACCTGGACGGTCGGCACACACCATGGATCGGGGGGACCGACCTGCACGGCCTGGACACCCTGAAGAGCGGGGCAGCATGA
- a CDS encoding Fur family transcriptional regulator — protein sequence MTTAEEPMALAATQLRTAGMRVTAQRMAMLMAVCESPGHLDADTLRERAQRVTGRLSLQATYNVLRALTDAGLVRCTQIPGHPSRYEIEHHDNHHHFVCRRCGAIRDVECTVGAAPCMEPQLPKEYETQEAAVTFWGLCPDCRDSAVAS from the coding sequence ATGACGACCGCCGAGGAACCCATGGCGCTGGCCGCGACACAGCTGCGCACGGCAGGCATGCGGGTCACAGCCCAGCGCATGGCCATGCTGATGGCTGTCTGCGAGTCGCCCGGCCACCTCGACGCCGACACCCTGCGCGAGCGCGCCCAGCGAGTCACGGGCCGCCTGTCCCTCCAGGCCACCTACAACGTACTGCGCGCCCTCACGGACGCCGGTTTGGTCCGGTGCACGCAGATTCCCGGCCATCCGTCTCGCTACGAGATCGAGCACCACGACAACCACCACCACTTCGTGTGCCGTCGCTGCGGCGCCATCCGTGACGTCGAGTGCACGGTGGGTGCGGCTCCCTGCATGGAGCCACAGTTGCCGAAGGAGTACGAGACCCAGGAGGCCGCCGTGACCTTCTGGGGCTTGTGCCCCGACTGCCGGGACAGCGCCGTGGCGTCCTGA
- a CDS encoding SDR family NAD(P)-dependent oxidoreductase, translating into MNKRLTGKVALVTGGARGLGAATVRLLAEQGADVAFTYVSSEKQAQAVVDEVLGKGAKAVAFKSDQADISRAPALIDDVVAHFGGLDILVNNAAISVEQGRTVDDPDADTAALDRMHATNYLGVIAVIRAASRVLRAGGRIITVSSGLGSRVGAPGLADYAATKSGIERYTMGVARDLGPRDITANVVEAGLMENGMQPPDPETLKAMVSSLSLQRVGHPDEIAAAIAFLASPAASYVTGAVLDAHGGYNA; encoded by the coding sequence ATGAACAAGCGGCTCACGGGCAAGGTCGCCCTGGTCACCGGGGGGGCGCGCGGACTGGGAGCCGCGACCGTACGACTACTGGCCGAGCAGGGCGCCGACGTCGCGTTCACCTATGTCAGCTCCGAGAAGCAGGCGCAGGCCGTCGTCGACGAGGTGCTCGGCAAGGGAGCGAAGGCCGTCGCCTTCAAGTCCGACCAGGCGGACATCAGTCGGGCGCCGGCGCTGATCGACGACGTGGTCGCGCACTTCGGCGGCCTGGACATCCTCGTCAACAACGCGGCGATCTCGGTGGAGCAGGGCCGCACGGTGGACGACCCGGACGCCGACACCGCCGCACTGGACCGGATGCACGCCACCAACTACCTCGGAGTGATCGCCGTCATCCGGGCCGCCTCCCGCGTGCTTCGCGCGGGCGGCCGCATCATCACGGTGAGTTCCGGACTGGGCTCCCGGGTCGGTGCCCCGGGCCTTGCCGACTACGCGGCGACCAAGTCAGGGATCGAGAGGTACACCATGGGAGTCGCACGGGACCTCGGGCCCCGGGACATCACGGCCAACGTCGTGGAGGCCGGACTGATGGAGAACGGCATGCAACCGCCGGACCCCGAGACCCTCAAGGCCATGGTCAGCTCGCTATCCCTGCAGCGCGTGGGGCACCCCGACGAAATCGCCGCGGCGATCGCCTTCCTGGCGAGCCCCGCCGCGTCGTACGTCACGGGCGCGGTGCTGGACGCCCACGGCGGCTACAACGCCTGA
- a CDS encoding Rrf2 family transcriptional regulator, translated as MSANSRMTIAAHALAWIGLYQRQGHEVATSEQIATSANTNPVVIRRLLGELRRAGLVESRRGVGAGWSLARELGSMTLLDVYEAVEPGPLFAMHRATPDQGCVVGYGIQPAMQGIYEGIEETLRLELARVTLEDVLRDVLAAPR; from the coding sequence ATGAGCGCCAACAGCAGAATGACCATCGCCGCCCACGCGCTGGCCTGGATCGGCCTCTACCAGCGCCAGGGCCATGAGGTCGCCACCTCCGAGCAGATCGCGACCAGCGCGAACACCAACCCCGTGGTGATCAGGCGGCTGCTCGGCGAGCTGCGCAGGGCGGGGCTCGTGGAGTCCCGGCGGGGCGTGGGTGCGGGCTGGTCGCTGGCGCGCGAGCTGGGGTCGATGACCCTGCTCGACGTGTACGAGGCAGTGGAACCCGGCCCGCTGTTCGCGATGCACCGCGCCACCCCGGACCAGGGATGCGTGGTGGGTTACGGCATCCAGCCGGCGATGCAGGGCATCTACGAGGGCATCGAGGAGACCTTGAGGCTCGAGCTGGCCCGCGTCACACTCGAGGACGTGCTCCGGGACGTCCTCGCGGCCCCTCGCTAG